In Clostridium sp. DL-VIII, the following proteins share a genomic window:
- a CDS encoding sugar ABC transporter permease yields the protein MQLSKSVDSEKVKKSGLNVIFKSKMTTILIATVAIWLLFTVLTGGNFLSTRNLSNLIRQMSITGVLAIGMVFVIILGEIDLSVGSTLGLLGGIAAILNVWLGFSAVPTIVITLILGIIIGAWNGYWIAFRNVPSFIVTLAGMLIFRGVLIGVTNGNTVAPLTNDFKVIGQGYLPTVLGYLLVVLAVAGAAYLVLNNRKNKIKYNIAVKPMTFDVLIIVAIGVVSLVLVLILNDYQGFPIPAFIMLVLALILSFIGTKTIFGRRVYGIGGNRDAARLSGINVKKHIIVVYSMVGLLAAIAGILLTARLNAGSVAAGQNAELDAIASCVIGGASLSGGSGSVAGALIGALVMASVDNGMSMMNTPTFWQYIVKGLILLFAVWIDISSKNKK from the coding sequence ATGCAATTAAGTAAGAGTGTAGATTCAGAGAAAGTGAAGAAGTCGGGGTTAAATGTAATATTTAAATCTAAGATGACAACAATATTAATAGCAACAGTAGCAATATGGCTTTTATTTACCGTTTTGACAGGAGGAAACTTTTTGTCAACAAGAAATTTATCCAATTTAATTAGACAAATGTCAATTACAGGAGTACTTGCAATAGGTATGGTTTTTGTAATTATTTTAGGAGAGATAGATCTTTCAGTAGGATCAACTCTCGGATTACTTGGAGGAATTGCAGCAATACTAAACGTTTGGCTCGGTTTCTCAGCTGTACCAACTATAGTAATAACATTAATACTTGGGATAATCATAGGAGCTTGGAATGGATATTGGATAGCATTTAGAAATGTGCCCTCCTTCATAGTTACCTTAGCAGGTATGCTTATTTTCAGAGGTGTATTAATAGGCGTTACTAATGGAAATACTGTAGCACCACTTACAAACGATTTTAAAGTAATAGGACAAGGATATTTGCCAACAGTTTTAGGATACTTATTAGTAGTTCTAGCAGTTGCAGGTGCAGCATATTTAGTCTTAAATAATAGAAAAAACAAGATTAAATATAACATTGCAGTTAAACCAATGACTTTTGATGTTTTGATTATAGTAGCAATTGGAGTCGTATCATTAGTATTAGTATTAATTTTAAATGATTATCAAGGATTTCCAATACCAGCATTTATAATGTTAGTTTTGGCATTAATCTTATCATTTATAGGAACAAAAACTATATTCGGAAGAAGAGTTTATGGAATAGGCGGAAATAGAGACGCCGCAAGATTATCAGGAATAAATGTAAAGAAACATATTATAGTTGTATACTCAATGGTAGGTTTACTTGCGGCAATAGCCGGTATATTATTAACAGCCAGATTAAATGCAGGTTCAGTTGCAGCTGGCCAAAATGCAGAACTAGATGCAATAGCATCCTGTGTTATAGGTGGTGCAAGCTTAAGCGGTGGTAGTGGTTCAGTAGCTGGAGCATTAATTGGTGCTCTTGTAATGGCAAGTGTAGATAATGGTATGAGTATGATGAATACACCAACGTTTTGGCAATATATTGTTAAAGGATTAATATTGTTATTTGCAGTATGGATTGATATATCATCTAAAAATAAGAAATAG
- a CDS encoding PTS transporter subunit IIABC has product MKDNIFSVLQRVGRSFMLPIAILPVAGLFLGIGESFTNKTMLDTYGLAGLIGPGTFVNALLSVMNDSGNIVFENLPLIFAIGVAIGMSKKEREVAALAAGIAFLIMNASIGAMIKIHGGTEALLTGASTSVLGITSLQMGVFGGIIVGLGTAELHNKFYKIELPQVLSFFGGSRFVPIISSIVYLIVGILMFYIWPPVQAGIYKIGDLVLASSYAGTWVYGLMERLLIPFGLHHVFYLPFWQTAVGGTAEVGGKVIEGAQNIFFAELGTPGITHFSVSATRFMSGKFPLMIFGLPGAALAMYQCAKPEKRKVVGGLLLSAALTSMLTGITEPIEYTFLFVAPALYVVHCALAGLAYMLMHILGVGVGMTFSGGFIDLFLFGILQGNAKTSWIWIVVVGIIYFVVYYLLFTFLIRKFNLKTPGREDSDEVKLYTRRDVEERKNAQNEEADELSAMICRGLGGKKNISDVDCCVTRLRCTIHNAELVNEDLLKQTGASGVFHRGSGVQIMYGPRVTVIKSNLEDYLNGAQDEEVTSHTVIEKESEKNIDKDIKKQIQGKIISTIILNSPLTGETKDLSEVPDEVFASKIMGDGAAIVPSEGNVIAPADGVISFVFPSKHAVGLTTTDGLELLIHIGIDTVKLDAKAFETYVEEGDQVKAGDKILSFDLEFIKNNAPSIASPCICTALNNNQKVRLLKTGNIRAGEALIAVDIFK; this is encoded by the coding sequence ATGAAAGATAATATTTTTAGTGTTTTGCAACGTGTAGGAAGATCTTTTATGCTTCCGATTGCTATTTTACCAGTAGCAGGTTTATTTTTAGGTATAGGTGAGTCGTTCACTAATAAAACAATGCTGGATACTTATGGACTTGCAGGTTTAATTGGACCTGGCACATTTGTCAATGCACTTCTTTCAGTAATGAATGATTCAGGAAACATTGTATTTGAAAATCTACCTTTAATATTCGCAATAGGTGTAGCAATAGGCATGTCTAAGAAGGAAAGAGAAGTTGCAGCGTTAGCAGCAGGAATTGCATTTCTTATAATGAATGCATCAATTGGTGCCATGATTAAAATTCATGGTGGAACAGAGGCTCTTTTAACTGGTGCATCAACTTCAGTACTTGGAATTACTTCATTACAAATGGGGGTTTTTGGTGGGATTATAGTGGGGCTTGGTACAGCAGAATTACATAATAAGTTTTATAAAATTGAATTACCGCAAGTATTATCATTTTTTGGTGGAAGTAGATTTGTTCCAATTATAAGTTCAATTGTTTATTTAATAGTTGGAATTTTAATGTTCTATATTTGGCCCCCAGTTCAGGCTGGTATTTACAAAATTGGAGATCTAGTACTTGCATCAAGTTATGCAGGAACATGGGTTTACGGATTGATGGAACGTTTATTAATACCGTTTGGCCTTCACCACGTATTTTATTTACCATTCTGGCAGACAGCCGTTGGAGGTACAGCTGAAGTAGGTGGAAAAGTTATTGAAGGTGCCCAAAATATTTTTTTTGCAGAACTTGGAACTCCAGGAATAACACATTTTAGTGTTTCTGCAACAAGGTTTATGTCAGGTAAATTTCCGCTTATGATATTTGGTTTGCCAGGAGCAGCGCTAGCTATGTATCAATGTGCTAAACCTGAAAAGAGAAAAGTGGTAGGTGGATTATTATTATCAGCAGCATTAACTTCAATGCTTACTGGTATAACAGAACCAATTGAATACACATTTCTATTCGTAGCACCAGCATTATATGTGGTGCACTGTGCGCTTGCGGGACTTGCTTATATGCTAATGCACATTCTAGGTGTTGGAGTAGGTATGACTTTTTCTGGTGGATTTATTGATCTATTCTTATTTGGTATTTTACAAGGAAATGCTAAAACAAGCTGGATATGGATTGTAGTTGTAGGAATTATATATTTTGTAGTATACTATTTATTATTCACTTTCTTAATTAGGAAATTTAATCTAAAGACTCCAGGCCGCGAAGATTCTGATGAAGTTAAACTTTATACCCGAAGGGATGTAGAAGAAAGAAAGAATGCTCAAAATGAAGAAGCAGATGAACTTTCAGCTATGATATGCAGAGGTCTTGGAGGAAAGAAAAATATTTCTGATGTTGACTGCTGTGTAACTAGATTGAGGTGTACAATACACAACGCCGAATTGGTAAATGAAGATTTATTAAAGCAAACTGGAGCATCAGGAGTGTTTCACAGAGGGTCAGGTGTTCAAATAATGTATGGACCAAGAGTAACGGTTATAAAATCAAATTTAGAAGATTATTTGAATGGAGCACAAGATGAGGAAGTTACTAGCCATACAGTAATAGAAAAAGAATCAGAAAAAAATATTGATAAAGATATTAAAAAACAAATTCAAGGAAAAATTATAAGTACAATAATTTTAAATAGCCCATTAACAGGTGAAACAAAAGATTTATCTGAAGTACCAGATGAGGTATTTGCAAGCAAGATAATGGGAGATGGGGCTGCGATTGTTCCAAGTGAAGGAAATGTCATAGCTCCAGCAGATGGAGTGATAAGTTTTGTATTCCCATCAAAACATGCAGTGGGGTTAACAACAACTGATGGACTTGAACTACTCATTCACATAGGAATAGATACAGTAAAGCTTGATGCAAAGGCCTTTGAAACTTATGTGGAAGAGGGAGATCAAGTAAAAGCTGGGGATAAAATATTAAGTTTTGATTTAGAATTTATAAAAAATAATGCACCGTCTATTGCATCACCATGCATTTGCACTGCATTAAATAACAATCAAAAAGTGCGTTTGTTAAAAACTGGTAACATTAGAGCAGGAGAAGCTTTAATTGCAGTTGATATATTTAAATAA